tatagttgttgtagaagaagcttcagttgtggttgcagtagAGGCTGCAGTAGTGCTTGTCGAAGCAGcttcagttgttgttgtaagagctGCTGCTGTTGAAGTGGCCGTAGGTGCTCCggtggttgtagtaggagctgcagttgtcgtaggggatgttgttgtggtagttgtagttTCTACAGTTGTTGTAGAATACGCTTCTGTTGTGGTTGCAGTAGTGGCTGCAGtagtgcttgtggaagcagcttCAGTTGATGTTGTAAGAGCTGCTGCTGTTGAAGTGGCCGTAGGAGCTCCggtggttgtagtaggagctgcagttgtcgtaggggaTGTTGTTGTGGTCATCGTAGTTTCTACAGCTGTTATAGAAGAAGCTTCtgttgtggttgcagtaggggCTGCACTTGTCCTTGTGGAAGAAGCTACAGTTggagttgtaggagctgcagttgtcaaaggggatgttgtcgtaggtgctatagttgttttagaagaagcttcagttgtggttccagtaagggctgcagtagttgttgtagaagaagcttCAATTGTGGTTGCAATAAGTGCCTCAGTAGTGGTTGTGGAAGAAGCTGCAGTCGTGGTTGCAATAGGTAATGCAGTAGTGCTTGTGGAAGCAgttacagttgttgtagtaggagctgcagttgtcaaaagggatgttgtcgtaggtgctatagttgttttagaagaagcttcagttgtggttccagtaagggctgcagtagctgttgtagaagaagcttcagttgtggttgcagtaaGGGCCTCAGTAGTGGTTGTGGAAGAAGCTGCAGTCGTGGTTGCAATAGGTAAtgcagtagtggttgtggaagcagctacagttgttgtagtaggagctgcagttgttgaaggggatgttgtcgtagatgctatagttgttgtagaagaagcttcagttgtggttgtagtaggagctgcagttgtcgtaggggatgttgttgttgtagttgtagtttCTACAGTTGTTGTAGAATAAGCTTCTGTTGTGGTTGCAGTAGTGGCTGCAGtagtgcttgtggaagcagcttcagttgttgttgtaagagctGCTGCTGTTGAAGTGGCCGTAGGAGCTCCggtggttgtagtaggagctgcagttgtcgtaggggaTGTTGTTGTGGTCGTCGTAGTTTCTACAGCTGTTGTAGAATAAGCTTCtgttgtggttgcagtaggggCTTCACTTGTCCTTGTGGAAGAAGCTACAGTTGGAGTTGTAGGAGCTGCGGTTGTTGTAGTAGCTGCATCATTTGTGGTGGTCGCAGGATCTACAATTTTTGTCGTAGAAGAAGCTGTCGTTGTTGCCGTAGGGGTTACTGTTGCGCTTGTTGTAGATGTTATAGAAGCGgcagtggttgtcgtagcagCTACTGTTGTGCTTGCTATTGTAGCTAGAGTTGTTGTTGCCATAGGGGCTGCAGTAGTGGTTGTGGATGCAGCTACAGTTGGtgctgctgcagttgtagtgatcGTTGGAGCTACATTTGTTGTACTAGCTGCTGTTGTGGTTGCTGTAGGAGCTACATTTGTGTTTGTCGTAGGACTTACAATGGTAGTAGGTCCTGCAGTTTTGATTGGCGTTGTAGGAACTACAgttgttggagctgcagttgtcgaaAAGGATGTTGTTGTCTTTGTCGTAGGtgctacagttgtggttgtcgtaggagttaAAATGGTAGTAGGACCTTCGGTTGTGATGGGCGTtgttggagctacagttgtcgaAGGGGagattgttgtggttgtcgtaggtgctgtagTCGTTttagaagaagcttcagttgtggttccagtaagggctgcagtagttgttgtagaagaagcttcagctgtggttgcagtaggggctgaagtagtgcttgtggaagcagcttcagttgttgttgtaggagctgcagttgtcaaatgggatgttgtcgtaggtgctatagttgttttagaagaagcttcagttgtggttccAGTAAGAgctgcagtagttgttgtagaagaacCTTCAATTGTGGTTGCAGTAAGGGCCTCAGTAGTGGTTGTGGAAGAAGCTGCAGTCGTGGTTGCAATAGGTAAtgcagtagtggttgtggaagcggctacagttgttgtagtaggagcagcagttgttgaaggggatgttgtcgtaggtgctatagttgttgtagaagaagcttcagttgtggttgcagtagAGGCTGCAGTAGTGCTTGTCGAAGCAGcttcagttgttgttgtaagagctGCTGCTGTTGAAGTGGCCGTAGGTGCTCCggtggttgtagtaggagctgcagttgtcgtaggggatgttgttgtggtagttgtagttTCTACAGTTGTTGTAGAATACGCTTCTGTTGTGGTTGCAGTAGTGGCTGCAGtagtgcttgtggaagcagcttCAGTTGATGTTGTAAGAGCTGCTGCTGTTGAAGTGGCCGTAGGAGCTCCggtggttgtagtaggagctgcagttgtcgtaggggaTGTTGTTGTGGTCATCGTAGTTTCTACAGCTGTTATAGAAGAAGCTTCtgttgtggttgcagtaggggCTGCACTTGTCCTTGTGGAAGAAGCTACAGTTGGAGTTGTAGGAGCTGCGGTTGTTGTAGTAGCTGCATCATTTGTGGTGGTCGCAGGATCTACAATTTTTGTCGTAGAAGAAGCTGTAGTTGTTGCCGTAGGTGTTACTGTTGCGCTTGTTGTAGATGTTATAGAAGCGgcagtggttgtcgtagcagCTACTGTTGTGCTTGCTATTGTAGCTAGAGTTGTTGTTGCCATAGGGGCTGCAGTAGTGGTTGTGGATGCAGCTACAGTTGGTgttgctgcagttgtagtgatcGTTGGAGCTACATTTGTTGTACTAGCTGCTGTTGTGGTTGCTGTAGGAGCTACATTTGTGTTTGTCGTAGGACTTACAATGGTAGTAGGTCCTGCAGTTTTGATTGGCGTTGTAGGAACTACAgttgttggagctgcagttgtcgaaAAGGATGTTGTTGTCTTTGTCGTAGGtgctacagttgtggttgtcgtaggagttaAAATGGTAGTAGGACCTTCGGTTGTGATTGGCGTtgttggagctacagttgttgaagGGGAGATTGTTGTCgttgtcgtaggtgctgtagttgttttagaagaagcttcagttgtggttccagtaagggctgcagtagttgttgtagaagaagcttcagctgtggttgcagtaggggctggagtagtgcttgtggaagcagcttcagttgttgttgtaggagctgcagttgtcaaaGGGGATGTTGTCGTAGGTTCTATAGTTGTTttagaagaagcttcagttgtggttccagtaagggctgcagtagttgttgtagaagaaccttcagttgtggttgcagtaaGGGCCTCAGTAGTGGTTGTGGAAGAAGCTGCATTCGTGGTTGCAATAGGTAATGCATTAGTGGTTGTGGAAGcggctacagttgttgtagtaggagctgcagttgttgaaggggatgttgtcgtaggtgctatagttgttgtagaagaagcttcagttgtggttgcagtaggggCTGCAGTAGTGCTTGTCGAAGCAGcttcagttgttgttgtaagagctGCTGCTGTTGAAGTGGCCGTAGGTGCTCCggtggttgtagtaggagctgcagttttcgtaggggatgttgttgtggtagttgtagttTCTACAGTTGTTGTAGAATAAGCTTCTGTTGTGGTTGCAGTTGTGGCTGCAGtagtgcttgtggaagcagcttcagttgttgttgtaagagctGCTGCTGTTGAAGTGGCCGTAGGAGCTCCggtggttgtagtaggagctgcagttgtcgtagggtATGTTTTTGTGGTCGTCGTAGTTTCTACAGCTGTTGTAGAATAAGCTTCtgttgtggttgcagtaggggCTTCACTTGTCCTTGTGGAAGAAGCTACAGTTGGAGTTGTAGGAGCTGCGGTTGTTGTAGTAGCTGCATCATTTGTGGTGGTCGCAGGATCTACAATTTTTGTCGTAGAAGAAGCTGTAGTTGTTGCCGTAGGGGTTACTGTTGCGCTTGTTGTAGATGTTATAGAAGCGGCAGTGGTTGTCGGAGCAGCTACTGTTGTGCTTGCTATTGTAGCTAGAGTTGTTGTTGCCATAGGGGCTGCAGTAGTGGTTGTGGATGCAGCTACAGTTGGtgctgctgcagttgtagtgatcGTTGGAGCTACATTTGTTGTACTAGCTGCTGTTGTGGTTGCTGTAGGAGCTACATTTGTGTTTGTCGTAGGACTTACAATGGTAGTAGGTCCTGCAGTTTTGATTGGCGTTGTAGGAACTACAgttgttggagctgcagttgtcgaaAAGGATGTTGTTGTCTTTGTCGTAGGtgctacagttgtggttgtcgtaggagttaAAATGGTAGTAGGACCTTCGGTTGTGATTGGCGTtgttggagctacagttgtcgaAGGGGagattgttgtggttgtcgtaggtgctgtagttgttgtagaagaagcttcagttgtggttgcagtaggggCTGCAGTAGTGCTTGTCGAAGCAGcttcagttgttgttgtaagagctGCTGCTGTTGAAGTGGCCGTAGGTGCTCCggtggttgtagtaggagctgcagttgtcgtaggggatgttgttgtggtagttgtagttTCTACAGTTGTTGTAGAATAAGCTTCTGTTGTGGTTGCAGTAGTGGCTGCAGtagtgcttgtggaagcagcttcagttgttgttgtaagagctGCTGCTGTTGAAGTGTCCGTAGGAGCTCCggtggttgtagtaggagctgcagttgtcgtaggggaTGTTGTTGTGGTCGTCGTAGTTTCTACAGCTGTTATAGAAGAAGCTTCTGTTGTGGTTCCAGTAGGGGCTGTACTTGTCCTTGTGGAAGAAGCTACAGTTGGAATTGTAGGAGCTGCGGTTGTTGTAGTAGCTGCATCATTTGTGGTGGTCACAGGATCTACAATTTTTGTCGTAGAAGAAGCTGTAGTTGTTGCCGTAGGGGTTACTGTTGCGCTTGTTGTAGATGTTATAGAAGCGgcagtggttgtcgtagcagCTACTGTTGTGCTTGCTATTGTAGCTAGAGTTGTTGTTGCCATAGGGGCTGCATTAGTGGTTGTGGATGCAGCTACAGTTGGtgctgctgcagttgtagtgatcGTTGGAGCTACATTTGTTGTACTAGCTGCTGTTGTGGTTGCTGTAGGAGCTACGATTGTGTCTGTTGTAGGACTTACAATGGTAGTAGGTCCTGCAGTTTTGATTGGCgttgtaggagctacagttgttggagctgcagttgtcgaaAAGAATGTTGTTGTCTTTGTCGTAGGTGCtacagttgttgttgtggttgctgtaggtgctacagttgtggttgtcgtaggagttaAAATGGTAGTAGGACCTTCGGTTGTGATTGGCGTtgttggagctacagttgttgaagGGGagattgttgtggttgtcgtaggtgctgtagttgttttagaagaagcttcagttgtggttccagtaagggctgcagtagttgttgtagaagaagcttcagctgtggttgcagtaggggctgaagtagtgcttgtggaagcagcttcagttgttgttgtaggagctgcagttgtcaaaggggatgttgtcgtaggtgctatagttgttttagaagaagcttcagttgtggttccagtaagggctgcagtagttgttgtagaagaaccttcagttgtggttgcagtaaGAGCCTCAGTAGGGGTTGTGGAAGAAGCTGCAGTCGTGGTTGCAATAGGTAAtgcagtagtggttgtggaagcagctacagttgttgtagtaggagctgcagttgttgaaggggatgttgtcgtaggtgctatagttgttgtagaagaagcttcagttgtgTTTGCAGTAGGGTCTGCAGTATTGCTTGTGGAAGCAGCTTCAGTTGTTGTTGTATGAGCTGCTGCTGTTGAAGTGGCCATAGGTGCTCCggtggttgtagtaggagctgcagttgtcgtaggggaTGTTGTTGCGGTCGTCGTAGTTTCTACAGCTGTTATAGAAGAAGCTTCtgttgtggttgcagtaggggCTGCACTTGTCCTTGTGGAAGAAGCTACAGTTGGAATTGTAGGAGCTGCGGTTGTTGTAGTAGCTGCATCATTTGTGGTGGTCGCAGGATCTACAATTTTTGTCGTAGAAGAAGCTGTAGTTGTTGCCGTAGGGGTTACTGTTGCGCTTGTTGTAGATGTTATAGAAGCGgcagtggttgtcgtagcagCTGCTGTTGTGCTTGCTATTGTAGCTAGAGTTGTTGTTGCCATAGGGGCTGCAGTATTGGTTGTGGATGCAGCTACAGTTGGtgctgctgcagttgtagtgatcGTTAGAGCTACATTTGTTGTACTAGCTGCTGTTGTGGTTGCTGTAGGAGCTACGATTGTGTCTGTTGTAGGACTTACAATGGTAGTAGGTCCTGCAGTTTTGATTGGCgttgtaggagctacagttgttggagctgcagttgtcgaaAAGAATGTTGTTGTCTTTGTCGTAGGTGCtacagttgttgttgtggttgctgtaggtgctacagttgtggttgtcgtaggagttaAAATGGTAGTAGGACCTTCGGTTGTGATTGGCGTtgttggagctacagttgttgaagGGGagattgttgtggttgtcgtaggtgctgtagttgttttagaagaagcttcagttgtggttccagtaagggctgcagtagttgttgtagaagaagcttcagctgtggttgcagtaggggctgaagtagtgcttgtggaagcagcttcagttgttgttgtaggagctgcagttgtcaaaggggatgttgtcgtaggtgctatagttgttttagaagaagcttcagttgtggttccagtacgggctgcagtagttgttgtagaagaaccttcagttgtggttgcagtaaGGGCCTCAGTAGTAGTTGTGGAAGAAGCTGCAGTCCTGGTTGCAATAGGTAAtgcagtagtggttgtggaagcagctacagctgttgtagtaggagctgcagttgttgaaggggatgttgtcgtaggtgctatagTTGTTGTAGAATAAGCTTCAGTTATGGTTGCAGTAGGGGCTGCAGtagtgcttgtggaagcagcttcagttgttgttgtaagagctGCTGCTGTTGAAGTGGCCGTAGGTGCTCCggtggttgtagtaggagctgcagttgtcgtaggggatgttgttgtggtagttgtagttTCTACAGTTGTTGTAGAATAAGCTTCTGTTGTGGTTGCAGTAGTGGCTGCAGtagtgcttgtggaagcagcttcagttgttgttgtaagagctGCTGCTGTTGAAGTGGCCGTAGGAGCTCCggtggttgtagtaggagctgcagttgtcgtaggggaTGTTGTTGTGGTCGTCGTAGTTTCTACAGCTGTTGTAGAAGAAGCTTCtgttgtggttgcagtaggggCTGCACTTGTCCTTGTGGAAGAAGCTACAGTTGGAGTTGTAGGAGCTGTGGTTCTTGTAGTAGCTGCATCATTTGTGGTTGTCGCAGGATCTACAATTTTTGTCGTAGAAGAAGCTGTAGTTGTTGCCGTAGGGGTTACTGTTGCGCTTGTTGTAGATGTTATAGAAGCGGCAGTGGTTGTTGTAGCAGCTGCTGTTGTGCTTGCTATTGTAGCTAGAGTTGTTGTTGCCATAGGGGCTGCAGTAGTGGTTGTGGatgcagctacagttgttgtagtaggagctgcagttgttgaaggggatgttgtcgtaggtgctatagttgttgtagaagaagcttcagttatggttgcagtaggggctgcagtagtggttgtggaagcagctacagttggtgctgctgcagttgtagtgatcGTTGGAGCTACATTTGTTGTACTAGCTGCTGTTGTGGTTGCTGTAGGAGCTACATTTGTGTTTGTCGTAGGACTTACAATGGTAGTAGGTCCTGCAGTTTTGATTGGCGTTGTAGGAACTACAgttgttggagctgcagttgtcgaaAAGGATGTTGTTGTCTTTGTCGTAGGtgctacagttgtggttgtcgtaggagttaAAATGGTAGTAGGACCTTCGGTTGTGATTGGCGTtgttggagctacagttgtcgaAGGGGagattgttgtggttgtcgtaggtgctgtagttgttgtagaagaagcttcagttgtggttgcagtaggggCTGCAGTAGTGCTTGTCGAAGCAGcttcagttgttgttgtaagagctGCTGCTGTTGAAGTGGCCGTAGGTGCTCCggtggttgtagtaggagctgcagttgtcgtaggggatgttgttgtggttgttgtagttTCTACAGTTGTTGTAGAATAAGCTTCTGTTGTGGTTGCAGTAGTGGCTGCAGtagtgcttgtggaagcagcttcagttgttgttgtaagagctGCTGCTGTTGAAGTGTCCGTAGGAGCTCCggtggttgtagtaggagctgcagttgtcgtaggggaTGTTGTTGTGGTCGTCGTAGTTTCTACAGCTGTTATAGAAGAAGCTTCTGTTGTGGTTCCAGTAGGGGCTGTACTTGTCCTTGTGGAAGAAGCTACAGTTGGAATTGTAGGAGCTGCGGTTGTTGTAGTAGCTGCATCATTTGTGGTGGTCGCAGGATCTACAATTTTTGTCGTAGAAGAAGCTGTAGTTGTTGCCGTAGGGGTTACTGTTGCGCTTGTTGTAGATTTTATAGAAGCGgcagtggttgtcgtagcagCTACTGTTGTGCTTGCTATTGTAGCTAGAGTTGTTGTTGCCATAGGGGCTGCAGTAGTGGTTGTGGATGCAGCTACAGTTGGtgctgctgcagttgtagtgatcGTTGGAGCTACATTTGTTGTACTAGCTGCTGTTGTGGTTGCTGTAGGAGCTACATTTGTGTTTGTCGTAGGACTTACAATGGTAGTAGGTCCTGCAGTTTTGATTGGCGTTGTAGGAACTACAgttgttggagctgcagttgtcgaaAAGGATGTTGTTGTCTTTGTCGTAGGtgctacagttgtggttgtcgtaggagttaAAATGGTAGTAGGACCTTCGGTTGTGATTGGCGTtgttggagctacagttgtcgaAGGGGagattgttgtggttgtcgtaggtgctgtagttgttttagaagaagcttcagttgtggttccagtaagggctgcagtagttgttgtagaatAAGCTTCAGCTGTGGTTGCAGTAGGGGCTGAAGtagtgcttgtggaagcagcttcagttgttgttgtaggagctgcagttgtcaaaggggatgttgtcgtaggtgctatagttgttttagaagaagcttcagttgtggttccagtaagggctgcagtagttgttgtagaagaaccttcagttgtggttgcagtaaGGGCCTCAGTAGTGGTTGTGGAAGAAGCTGCAGTCGTGGTTGCAATAGGTAAtgcagtagtggttgtggaagcagctacagttgttgtagtaggagctgcagttgtcgaaggggatgttgtcgtaggtgctatagttgttttagaagaagcttcagttgtggttccAGTAAGGgttgcagtagttgttgtagaagaagcttcagttgtggttgcagtaaGGGCCTCAGTAGTGGTTGTGGAAGAAGCTGCAGTCGTGGTTGCAATAGGTAAtgcagtagtggttgtggtagcagctacagttgttgtagtaggagctgcagttgttgaaggggatgttgtcgtaggtgctatagTTGTTGTAGAAtaagcttcagttgtggttgcagtaggggctgcagtagtgcttgtggaagcagcttcagttgttgttgtaagagctGCTGCTGTTGAAGTGGCCGTAGGAGCTCCggtggttgtagtaggagctgcagttgtcgtaggggatgttgttgtggtagttgtagttTCTACAGTTGTTGTAGAATAAGCTTCTGTTGTGGTTGCAGTAGTGGCTGCAGtagtgcttgtggaagcagcttcagttgttgttgtaagagctGCTGCTGTTGAAGTGTCCGTAGGAGCTCCggtggttgtagtaggagctgcagttgtcgtaggggaTGTTGTTGTGGTCGTCGTAGTTTCTACAGCTGTTATAGAAGAAGCTTCTGTTGTGGTTCCAGTAGGGGCTGTACTTGTCCTTGTGGAAGAAGCTACAGTTGGAATTGTAGGAGCTGCGGTTGTTGTAGTAGCTGCATCATTTGTGGTGGTCGCAGGATCTACAATTTTTGTCGTAGAAGAAGCTGTAGTTGTTGCCGTAGGGGTTACTGTTGCGCTTGTTGTAGATTTTATAGAAGCGgcagtggttgtcgtagcagCTACTGTTGTGCTTGCTATTGTAGCTAGAGTTGTTGTTGCCATAGGGGCTGCAGTAGTGGTTGTGGATGCAGCTACAGTTGGtgctgctgcagttgtagtgatcGTTGGACCTACATTTGTTGTACTAGCTGCTGTTGTGGTTGCTGTAGGAGCTACATTTGTGTTTGTCGTAGGACTTACAATGGTAGTA
The DNA window shown above is from Oncorhynchus mykiss isolate Arlee chromosome 18, USDA_OmykA_1.1, whole genome shotgun sequence and carries:
- the LOC118940983 gene encoding mucin-5AC-like, with protein sequence MATTTLATIASTTVAATTTTAASITSTTSATVTPTATTTASSTTKIVDPVTTTNDAATTTTAAPTIPTVASSTRTSTAPTGTTTEASSITAVETTTTTTTSPTTTAAPTTTTGAPTDTSTAAALTTTTEAASTSTTAATTATTTEAYSTTTVETTTTTTTSPTTTAAPTTTTGAPTATSTAAALTTTTEAASTSTTAAPTATTTEASSTTTTAPTTTTTISPSTTVAPTTPITTEGPTTILTPTTTTTVAPTTKTTTSFSTTAAPTTVVPTTPIKTAGPTTIVSPTTNTNVAPTATTTAASTTNVAPTITTTAAAPTVAASTTTTAAPMATTTLATIASTTVAAPTTTAASITSTTSATVTPTATTTASSTTKIVDPATTTNDAATTTTAAPTTPTVASSTRTSEAPTATTTEAYSTTAVETTTTTKTYPTTTAAPTTTTGAPTATSTAAALTTTTEAASTSTTAATTATTTEAYSTTTVETTTTTTTSPTKTAAPTTTTGAPTLLLQQLTYDNDNNLPFNNCSSNNANHNRRSYYHFNSYDNHNCSTYDKDNNILFDNCSSNNCSSYNANQNCRTYYHCKSYDKHKCSSYSNHNSSYTYDNHNNLPFDNCSSNNAHHNRRSYYHFNSYDNHNCSTYDKDNNILFDNCSSNNCSSYNANQNCRTYYHCKSYDKHKCSSYSNHNSSYSYNSNCSFFHKDKCSPYCNHNRSFFYNSCRNYDDHNNIPYDNCSSYYNHRSSYGHFNSSSSYNIN
- the LOC118940984 gene encoding mucin-2-like, with protein sequence MATTTLATIASTTVAATTTTAASIKSTTSATVTPTATTTASSTTKIVDPATTTNDAATTTTAAPTIPTVASSTRTSTAPTGTTTEASSITAVETTTTTTTSPTTTAAPTTTTGAPTDTSTAAALTTTTEAASTSTTAATTATTTEAYSTTTVETTTTTTTSPTTTAAPTTTTGAPTATSTAAALTTTTEAASTSTTAAPTATTTEASSTTTTAPTTTTTISPSTTVAPTTPITTEGPTTILTPTTTTTVAPTTKTTTSFSTTAAPTTVVPTTPIKTAGPTTIVSPTTNTNVAPTATTTAASTTNVAPTITTTAAAPTVAASTTTTAAPTATITEASSTTTIAPTTTSPSTTAAPTTTTVAASTTTTAAPMATTTLATIASTTAAATTTTAASITSTTSATVTPTATTTASSTTKIVDPATTTNDAATTRTTAPTTPTVASSTRTSAAPTATTTEASSTTAVETTTTTTTSPTTTAAPTTTTGAPTATSTAAALTTTTEAASTSTTAATTATTTEAYSTTTVETTTTTTTSPTTTAAPTTTTGAPTATSTAAALTTTTEAASTSTTAAPTATITEAYSTTTIAPTTTSPSTTAAPTTTAVAASTTTTALPIATRTAASSTTTTEALTATTTEDNNILFDNCSSNNCSSYNANQNCRTYYHCKSYNRHNRSSYSNHNSSYYYNNRSSYNSNCSFFHKDKCSPYCNHNRSFFYNSCRNYDDRNNIPYDNCSSYYNHRSTYGHFNSSSSYNNN